The Saccharomyces cerevisiae S288C chromosome VII, complete sequence genome includes a region encoding these proteins:
- the MSM1 gene encoding methionine--tRNA ligase MSM1 (Mitochondrial methionyl-tRNA synthetase (MetRS); functions as a monomer in mitochondrial protein synthesis; functions similarly to cytoplasmic MetRS although the cytoplasmic form contains a zinc-binding domain not found in Msm1p), whose amino-acid sequence MQCRSIVHRLYSKVSHVTTPIFYPNAKPHLGHLYSSLLSDVYHRWQLFKGNLSFFTTGTDEHGLKIQCASESNGFDQPKKFVDKLYPEFVQLDKIYGINYTRFIRTTDPDHIENVMKLWELCLKNGYIYMGEHKGWYSISDETFYPESKVIKDPKNDGKYLNTESKNEVVYQSETNYFFRLSLFNKKIVDHIRKNPDFIFPASKRDQILKELETGGTLPDLSISRPSARLKWGIPTPNDPSQKVYVWFDALCNYLSSIGGIPSILSNATEVVSRHYSDKSNVKGQLLIPYPKEVQRNTIHVIGKDIAKFHTVYWPSFLLAAGLPLPRQIVVHGHWLCNGMKMSKSLGNVVDPIDMARYYGADIVRWFLLENSKLEEDGDFQEAKLYETRELLVSKWGNLINRCCGSKFNIERAVMKFSDKANFQFQEIFQNEPIVSERIENLAKLLNKSQEVFDEKIAIFQYPQLLRHVWSIINDANTLVQNSKPWERELDQQDNIIFLAMETSRILSILCQSIIPSLSQSFLDRIDVSKEKRTINYARLGSDKTYGKQSNKKGREVPLKKIPFRLQEEQTNMRS is encoded by the coding sequence ATGCAATGTCGATCAATTGTGCATCGTCTGTACTCTAAGGTCTCCCACGTAACGACGCCAATTTTCTATCCCAATGCCAAACCGCACCTCGGCCATCTTTACTCCAGCTTATTAAGTGACGTTTACCATCGATGGCAATTATTTAAAGGTAATCTATCCTTCTTTACCACAGGTACTGATGAACATGGATTGAAAATCCAGTGTGCTAGTGAAAGCAATGGCTTCGATCAGCCAAAAAAGTTCGTCGATAAGCTATACCCAGAGTTTGTTCAATTAGACAAAATATATGGCATTAATTATACAAGATTTATAAGGACTACGGATCCTGACCACATTGAAAACGTGATGAAATTATGGGAActttgtttgaaaaatggcTATATTTACATGGGCGAACATAAGGGTTGGTATTCCATTTCTGATGAAACATTCTATCCTGAATCCAAGGTTATTAAAGACCCCAAAAATGATGGTAAGTATCTGAATACAGAATCGAAAAACGAAGTAGTTTATCAGTCAGAGACAAATTACTTCTTTAGGCTATCCTTAtttaacaagaaaatagTTGACCATATAAGAAAGAATCCagatttcatttttcctGCTTCTAAAAGAGACCAAATTCTAAAAGAACTAGAAACCGGTGGGACATTGCCAGATTTATCGATATCGAGACCCTCTGCGAGACTTAAATGGGGTATACCGACTCCTAATGATCCGTCCCAAAAAGTTTATGTGTGGTTTGATGCCTTGTGTAACTACCTCTCCTCCATCGGTGGCATACCGTCCATCTTGAGTAATGCTACTGAAGTAGTTTCAAGACATTATAGCGACAAATCAAACGTAAAAGGCCAATTGTTAATACCATACCCAAAAGAAGTGCAGCGAAACACCATTCACGTGATAGGAAAGGATATCGCGAAATTCCATACCGTATATTGgccttcttttttactgGCTGCTGGACTGCCTTTACCAAGACAAATTGTTGTTCATGGACACTGGCTCTGCAATGGAATGAAAATGTCCAAAAGTTTGGGTAATGTTGTAGATCCGATTGATATGGCACGTTATTATGGAGCCGATATTGTGCGTTGGTTCTTGTTAGAAAATTCTAAACTGGAAGAGGACGGCGATTTTCAAGAAGCCAAATTATACGAGACAAGAGAGCTTTTAGTATCCAAATGGGGCAATCTGATTAACAGATGTTGTGGCTCGAAATTCAATATTGAAAGAGCTGTTATGAAATTTAGCGACAAGgcaaattttcaatttcaggagattttccaaaatgaaCCAATAGTCTCCGAACGAATTGAGAATCTGGCTAAACTACTCAACAAATCACAAGAGGTTTTTGACGAAAAAATAGCCATATTCCAGTATCCTCAACTGCTAAGGCATGTTTGGAGTATTATCAACGATGCAAATACTTTGGTTCAAAATAGTAAACCTTGGGAGAGGGAATTAGATCAACAAGAcaatataatatttttggcTATGGAAACGTCTAGAATCCTCTCCATTTTATGCCAATCCATTATACCATCTCTCTCACAAAGTTTCCTAGATCGTATTGATGTTTCAAAGGAGAAAAGGACTATAAATTATGCTAGATTGGGTTCCGATAAAACATATGGAAAGCAATCTAACAAGAAAGGCCGAGAAgtacctttgaaaaaaattccattCAGGTTGCAAGAGGAACAAACGAATATGAGGTCATGA
- a CDS encoding uncharacterized protein (hypothetical protein; predicted to have a role in cell budding based on computational 'guilt by association' analysis): MNLNAYFEAYQAIFPFLLEAFLRKEQKV, translated from the coding sequence ATGAATCTCAATGCATATTTTGAAGCATATCAAgccatttttccttttctgtTGGAGGCATTTTTAAggaaagaacaaaaagtataa
- the YIP1 gene encoding transporter YIP1 (Integral membrane protein; required for the biogenesis of ER-derived COPII transport vesicles; interacts with Yif1p and Yos1p; localizes to the Golgi, the ER, and COPII vesicles; human homolog YIPF5 can complement yeast yip1 mutant) gives MSFYNTSNNANNGGGFYQPSAQFAVPQGSMSFQNTVGSSNTGNDNNLGVAPDPLPVGILHALSTKGYPHEPPLLEEIGINFDHIITKTKMVLIPIRFGSGVPQEILNDSDLAGPLIFFLLFGLFLLMAGKVHFGYIYGVALFGTISLHNLSKLMSNNDTSTQTNLQFFNTASILGYCFLPLCFLSLLGIFHGLNNTTGYVVSVLFVIWSTWTSSGFLNSLLQLQNARLLIAYPLLIFYSVFALMVIFV, from the coding sequence ATGTCTTTCTACAATACTAGTAACAATGCTAATAATGGCGGTGGCTTTTATCAGCCTTCTGCACAATTTGCCGTTCCCCAAGGGTCAATgagttttcaaaataccGTCGGTTCTTCTAATACTGGCAACGATAACAATTTGGGTGTTGCCCCCGACCCTTTGCCTGTAGGTATTTTACATGCTCTTTCAACTAAGGGATATCCACATGAACCTCCATTACTGGAGGAAATTGGAATAAATTTCGATCATATCATAACGAAAACTAAAATGGTTCTTATACCAATACGTTTTGGTAGTGGTGTGCCACAAGAAATTCTAAACGATTCAGATTTGGCTGGGCCtttgatattctttttgttaTTCGGACTTTTTCTATTGATGGCTGGAAAGGTTCATTTTGGATATATCTATGGTGTCGCTTTGTTTGGTACCATTTCTTTGCACAATCTATCGAAATTAATGAGCAATAACGATACTTCCACTCAAACGAACCtacaatttttcaatacagCGTCCATCTTAGGATACTGCTTTTTGCCTCTGTGTTTCCTTTCTTTACTGGGCATTTTCCATGGTTTGAACAACACTACAGGTTATGTTGTATCAGTACTATTTGTAATTTGGAGTACTTGGACCTCGTCTGgatttttaaattctttGCTCCAATTGCAAAATGCAAGATTGCTAATTGCCTACCCACTGTTGATTTTCTACAGTGTTTTTGCCCTCATGGTAATTTTTGTCTGA
- the PSD2 gene encoding phosphatidylserine decarboxylase 2 (Phosphatidylserine decarboxylase of the Golgi and vacuolar membranes; converts phosphatidylserine to phosphatidylethanolamine; controls vacuolar membrane phospholipid content by regulating phospholipids in compartments that will eventually give rise to the vacuole; loss of Psd2p causes a specific reduction in vacuolar membrane PE levels while total PE levels are not significantly affected), translating into MRIIKGRKRGKNKKPTLILKIHVIQAENIEALKTFNCNPVCFVTTNTFYSQKTNKLKNSNTHWNQTLRIKLPRNPTSEWLRIIVYDALPTGAPPTTPSRPRTTTANTSSSTLSNSGLSSHSHSSRNLNVTSKGNQTSTSINSVSSSATPAPSHSSSSLSTTGPGSTHKNRINSYLYLGEAKISLLDLFKRKDTTTSYKFSIEAQRYHLYDMKGGKDQDSLNCNFLVGDILLGFKLECNVKRTPTFQAFNAWRNELNTYLGRIDRNKARMRSSSSLPPPLEDMLSNSSAVSGNEIRREKPYSDTDLAHDEEVNAEDEIDAEESIEDMNSSGSICTERRYDIDNDTIFDSISEVVSLNDEELDILNDFEEADHPNVPDINVHDIDEDTRISLSSMITALDEYDIVEPEDVAKLPAVSENDITSVDDEESENQQESDEEFDIYNEDEREDSDFQSKEYIGSRLLHLQRGKHNKSYANYLYRRAKSNFFISKKEHAMGVVFMHIGAIKNLPALRNRLSKTNYEMDPFIVISFGRRVFKTSWRKHTLNPEFNEYAAFEVFPHETNFAFSIKVVDKDSFSFNDDVAKCELAWFDMLQQQQHENEWIPYEIPLDLTVEPAHAPKQPVLYSSFKYVSYPFLKKSFWKEAVDTSVNLERLDIIQVMLYLERLGSFTMADSFELFQHFNKSAWAGQSITRSQLVEGLQSWRKSTNFKRIWTCPRCMRSCKPTRNARRSKLVLENDLITHFAICTFSKEHKTLKPSYVSSAFASKRWFSKVLIKLTYGKYALGSNNANILVQDRDTGIIIEEKISAHVKLGMRIIYNGKSPESKKFRSLLKTLSIRQGKKFDSTASAKQIEPFIKFHSLDLSQCRDKDFKTFNEFFYRKLKPGSRLPESNNKEILFSPADSRCTVFPTIQESKEIWVKGRKFSIKKLANNYNPETFNDNNCSIGIFRLAPQDYHRFHSPCNGTIGKPVYVDGEYYTVNPMAVRSELDVFGENIRVIIPIDSPQFGKLLYIPIGAMMVGSILLTCKENDVVESGQELGYFKFGGSTIIIIIPHNNFMFDSDLVKNSSERIETLVKVGMSIGHTSNVNELKRIRIKVDDPKKIERIKRTISVSDENAKSTGNVTWEYHTLREMMNKDFAGL; encoded by the coding sequence ATGAGGATTATTAAGGGCAGAAAGCGAGGCAAGAACAAGAAGCCAACGctaattttaaaaattcatGTCATTCAAgctgaaaatattgaagcCTTGAAGACATTCAATTGTAACCCGGTATGTTTTGTTACCACTAATACATTTTATAGTCAAAAGACGAACAAGCTCAAGAACTCAAATACACACTGGAATCAAACCTTGAGGATCAAACTTCCGAGAAATCCAACATCTGAATGGTTAAGGATTATAGTATACGACGCCCTACCAACCGGAGCTCCCCCTACTACCCCCAGTAGACCAAGGACAACCACTGCAAATACATCTTCATCGACACTGTCAAATTCAGGGCTAAGTTCTCACTCTCATTCGTCGAGAAATTTGAATGTTACGTCCAAAGGTAATCAAACTTCAACATCAATTAATTCAGTATCATCTTCAGCTACACCGGCCCCTTCAcattcttcctcttctcTCTCAACAACAGGTCCCGGGTCCACACACAAAAATAGGATTAATAGCTATCTATATTTGGGTGAagcaaaaatttcattacTGGATTTATTCAAGAGGAAGGACACCACGACGAGCTataaattttcaattgaagCTCAGCGGTACCATCTATACGATATGAAAGGAGGGAAAGACCAAGATTCCTTGAACTGCAACTTTCTAGTGGGCGATATTTTGCTTGGATTTAAGCTAGAATGTAACGTTAAAAGAACCCCGACTTTTCAGGCTTTCAATGCTTGGAGAAATGAGTTGAACACTTACTTGGGCAGAATAGATAGAAATAAGGCCCGCATGAGATCTTCTAGTTCTTTGCCACCTCCACTAGAAGATATGTTGAGCAATAGTTCAGCTGTTAGTGGAAATGAAATACGACGCGAGAAACCATATAGCGATACTGATCTAGCCCACGATGAAGAGGTCAATGCCGAGGATGAAATAGATGCTGAGGAATCTATTGAAGATATGAATAGCAGCGGCAGCATTTGTACGGAGAGGAGGTACGATATAGACAATGATACTATATTCGACTCTATATCTGAGGTTGTTTCGctaaatgatgaagaactAGATATTCTaaatgattttgaagaagcagaTCATCCAAATGTGCCAGACATAAATGTGCATGACATCGACGAAGATACCCGTATCAGTCTATCTTCAATGATAACAGCTTTAGATGAATATGATATCGTAGAACCAGAAGATGTTGCAAAATTACCTGCAGTGTCGGAAAATGACATAACATCAGTGGATGACGAAGAATCTGAAAACCAACAGGAAAGTGATGAGGAGtttgatatatataatgAGGATGAGCGTGAAGATTCTGATTTTCAATCAAAAGAATACATTGGGAGTCGGCTTTTACACCTGCAAAGGGGTAAACATAATAAATCATATGCAAATTACTTATACAGAAGAGCAAAAAGTAACTTTTTTATATCGAAAAAGGAACATGCGATGGGGGTAGTATTTATGCATATTGGGGCtatcaaaaatttaccTGCATTAAGGAATCGGTTGTCCAAGACTAATTATGAAATGGATCCATTTATCGTTATTTCGTTTGGTAGAAGAGTATTCAAGACATCTTGGAGAAAACATACTTTAAACCCAGAATTTAATGAATATGCCGCTTTCGAAGTTTTTCCCCATGAAACGAATTTTGCTTTCAGTATCAAAGTTGTTGATAAAGActcattttcattcaatgATGACGTTGCAAAATGCGAACTGGCTTGGTTTGATATGctgcaacagcaacaacatGAAAACGAATGGATACCTTATGAGATACCATTGGATCTCACTGTTGAGCCAGCACATGCTCCTAAGCAACCGGTATTATATTCGAGCTTCAAATATGTTTCATATCCGTTCTTAAAAAAGagcttttggaaagaagcTGTTGACACATCAGTCAACTTAGAGAGACTCGACATTATTCAAGTAATGCTCTATCTTGAACGTCTTGGTTCATTCACGATGGCCGATTCTTTTGAACTCTTTCAGCATTTCAATAAATCTGCTTGGGCCGGCCAGAGCATTACTAGATCACAATTAGTTGAAGGGCTACAGTCATGGAGAAAATCCACTAATTTTAAACGCATCTGGACATGTCCTAGATGCATGCGTTCATGCAAACCAACTAGAAATGCTAGACGTTCTAAACTGGTTCTAGAAAATGACTTGATAACCCATTTTGCCATATGTACGTTTTCAAAAGAACACAAAACTTTAAAGCCGTCGTACGTCTCATCTGCATTTGCATCCAAGAGATGGTTCTCTAAggttttgataaaattaaCTTATGGTAAATATGCTTTGGGATCTAACAATGCAAACATCTTGGTTCAAGACCGAGACACAGGGATAATTATTGAGGAAAAAATAAGCGCACACGTAAAGTTGGGAATGAGGATTATATACAATGGTAAAAGTCCCGAGtctaaaaaatttagaTCCCTCTTGAAGACTTTATCAATCAGGCaaggcaaaaaatttgacagCACTGCATCTGCCAAACAAATTGAACCTTTCATAAAGTTTCACTCGCTAGACCTTTCACAATGCCGAGATAAAGATTTTAAAAcattcaatgaatttttttacagGAAACTAAAACCAGGAAGCCGGCTGCCTgaaagtaataataaagaaatattgTTTTCACCAGCAGATTCAAGATGCACAGTGTTCCCAACTATACAAGAATCGAAGGAAATATGGGtgaaaggaagaaaattttctattaaGAAACTAGCCAATAACTATAATCCGGAAACATTTAATGACAATAACTGCAGTATTGGTATATTTAGACTGGCGCCACAAGATTATCACCGGTTTCACTCACCATGTAATGGTACGATTGGAAAACCTGTATATGTGGATGGAGAGTATTATACTGTAAATCCAATGGCCGTTCGTAGTGAGTTAGACGTCTTTGGTGAAAATATCAGAGTTATTATCCCCATCGATTCTCCTCAATTTGGCAAACTACTGTACATACCTATTGGTGCAATGATGGTTGGATCCATACTATTGACCTGCAAAGAAAACGATGTAGTTGAGAGTGGACAGGAGCTGGGCTATTTTAAATTTGGAGGTTCTACTATAATAATCATTATCCCGCACAACAACTTCATGTTTGATTCCGACCTTGTGAAAAACTCTTCAGAACGCATTGAAACGTTAGTCAAAGTCGGGATGAGTATAGGACACACATCAAATGTGAATGAATTGAAGAGAATCCGTATTAAAGTAGACGAcccaaagaaaattgaacgGATCAAGAGAACAATTAGTGTTAGCGATGAAAATGCCAAGAGTACAGGAAATGTAACATGGGAATATCATACTTTACGGGAAATGATGAATAAAGATTTTGCTGGGCTATGA
- the CBP4 gene encoding Cbp4p (Mitochondrial protein required for assembly of cytochrome bc1 complex; interacts with the Cbp3p-Cbp6p complex and newly synthesized cytochrome b (Cobp) to promote assembly of Cobp into the cytochrome bc1 complex), whose translation MQCAITPREAVIAKQRQYKHYLGMERPLWVRWLKVYAIGGAIIGSGFLLFKYTTPTDQQLISQLSPELRLQYEREKKLRQSEQQALMKIVKETSQSDDPIWKTGPLQSPWERNGDNVQSRDHFAKVRAEEVQKEELARIRNELSQLRSETEEKTKEIVQDKQVKSWWRFW comes from the coding sequence ATGCAGTGCGCGATAACTCCTAGAGAGGCAGTAATAGCAAAACAAAGACAGTATAAGCATTATTTGGGTATGGAAAGACCATTGTGGGTACGTTGGTTGAAAGTCTATGCAATTGGTGGCGCTATTATTGGAAGCGGGTTTCTGCTTTTCAAGTACACAACGCCAACAGATCAACAGTTAATCAGCCAGCTTTCCCCAGAATTACGTTTACAATATGAGAGGGAGAAAAAACTACGTCAGTCGGAGCAGCAGGctttgatgaaaattgtTAAGGAAACTTCTCAAAGTGACGATCCAATTTGGAAGACGGGCCCCCTTCAATCACCTTGGGAAAGGAACGGTGATAACGTTCAAAGCAGAGATCACTTTGCTAAGGTGAGGGCGGAGGAGgtgcaaaaagaagagtTGGCTAGGATCAGAAATGAACTGTCTCAGCTAAGATCTGAAACGGAGGAGAAAACAAAGGAAATAGTCCAGGATAAGCAGGTTAAAAGCTGGTGGCGCTTCTGGTAG
- the RBG2 gene encoding Rbg2p (Protein with a role in translation; forms a complex with Gir2p; has similarity to mammalian developmentally regulated GTP-binding protein) has translation MGIIDKIKAIEEEMARTQKNKATEHHLGLLKGKLARYRQQLLADEAGSGGGGGSGFEVAKSGDARVVLIGYPSVGKSSLLGKITTTKSEIAHYAFTTLTSVPGVLKYQGAEIQIVDLPGIIYGASQGKGRGRQVVATARTADLVLMVLDATKSEHQRASLEKELENVGIRLNKEKPNIYYKKKETGGVKVTFTSPPKTNLTEQAIKMILRDYRIHNAEVLVRDDQCTIDDFIDVINEQHRNYVKCLYVYNKIDAVSLEEVDKLAREPNTVVMSCEMDLGLQDVVEEIWYQLNLSRVYTKKRGVRPVFDDPLVVRNNSTIGDLCHGIHRDFKDKFKYALVWGSSAKHSPQKCGLNHRIDDEDVVSLFAK, from the coding sequence ATGGGTATTATCGACAAAATCAAAGCCatcgaagaagaaatggcCAGAacccaaaaaaataaggcCACAGAACATCATCTGGGTCTTTTGAAGGGGAAATTGGCTAGATACAGACAACAACTGCTAGCTGATGAAGCTGGTAGTGGTGGTGGAGGAGGGTCTGGTTTTGAAGTGGCAAAATCAGGTGACGCTAGAGTAGTTTTAATAGGTTACCCCTCCGTCGGTAAGTCCTCCTTATTGGGTAAAATTACCACCACCAAGTCTGAGATCGCTCATTATGCTTTCACGACATTGACATCCGTTCCTGGTGTATTGAAGTACCAAGGTGCAGAAATCCAAATTGTGGATCTTCCAGGTATTATTTATGGTGCTTCGCAGGGTAAAGGTCGTGGTAGGCAAGTTGTTGCAACAGCAAGGACCGCAGATCTAGTATTAATGGTTTTAGATGCCACAAAGAGTGAACATCAAAGAGCATCTTTGGAGAAGGAGCTGGAAAATGTAGGCATCAGGCTTAATAAAGAGAAACCAAATATTTActataagaaaaaagaaactggtGGCGTGAAAGTTACGTTTACCTCCCCTCCAAAGACCAATTTAACCGAACAGGCAATCAAAATGATCTTGAGAGATTATCGTATCCATAATGCAGAAGTTCTGGTAAGAGATGACCAATGTACGATTGATGATTTTATCGATGTTATTAACGAACAACATAGAAATTATGTCAAATGTCTTTATGTGTATAATAAGATAGATGCAGTATCATTAGAAGAGGTGGATAAACTTGCCAGAGAGCCAAACACCGTTGTTATGTCCTGTGAAATGGATTTGGGATTACAAGACGTCgttgaagaaatttggTACCAGCTGAACTTGAGTCGTGTGTATACAAAGAAGAGAGGTGTTAGACCAGTATTTGATGATCCTCTAGTGGTAAGAAATAATTCCACTATTGGTGACTTATGTCATGGTATCCACAGGGATTTCAAAGATAAGTTCAAATACGCATTGGTTTGGGGTTCTTCTGCCAAACATTCTCCTCAGAAGTGCGGCTTAAACCACAGgattgatgatgaagatgtaGTTTCTTTATTCGCGAAATAG
- the LSO2 gene encoding Lso2p (Ribosome-associated protein; required for global translational elongation after recovery from stationary phase due to starvation; crosslinks to the 25S rRNA near the A site that overlaps the GTPase activation center, and to tRNAs; possible role in the iron deprivation response; localizes to the nucleus and cytoplasm, with enhanced nuclear localization under iron-replete conditions; null mutant exhibits slow growth during iron deprivation; orthologous to human CCDC124), which translates to MGKRFSESAAKKAAGLARKRDQAHAKQRAQMEQLEAEEASKWEQGSRKENAKKLEEEQKRQEKARAKKERDALLTAEEEQLGKGGKGKRKMK; encoded by the coding sequence ATGGGTAAAAGATTTTCAGAATCCGCCGCAAAGAAAGCAGCTGGCTtagcaagaaaaagagatcAGGCACATGCTAAACAAAGAGCACAAATGGAGCAGCTAGAAGCGGAGGAAGCTTCTAAATGGGAACAAGGTTCGAGGAAAGAGAATGCCAAAAAATTAGAGGAAGAGcaaaaaagacaagaaaaagcaagaGCTAAAAAGGAGCGCGATGCGTTGCTAACCGCAGAGGAGGAGCAACTGGGCAAGGGTGGCAAGggtaaaagaaaaatgaaataa